From Flavobacterium arcticum, the proteins below share one genomic window:
- a CDS encoding dimethylarginine dimethylaminohydrolase family protein, translated as MLQLNVKNETSRLMTVILGTAKSNGPTPEEHEAYDPKSLEHIKAGTYPVEADMVKEMEALNAVFKKYNVEVYRPEVIENYNQIFSRDIGFVIDDIFIKANILPDRERELDAIQYIIDKINPSKVVRPPEEAHIEGGDVMLWDDYIFIGTYKGSDYKDYITARTNMAGVNFIKELFPHKIVKEFDLVKSRIEARDNALHLDCCFQPVGKDKGVIYKSGFREEADYMYLVNLFGKENLFHIEREEMYNMNSNFFSIATDVVVIEKNFTRLEKWLIERGFTVETVPYAEIAKQEGLLRCSTLPLIRE; from the coding sequence ATGTTACAATTAAATGTAAAAAATGAAACGTCTCGTTTAATGACAGTTATATTAGGTACGGCCAAGAGCAATGGACCTACGCCCGAAGAGCATGAAGCCTATGATCCTAAATCGTTAGAGCATATTAAAGCAGGAACATACCCTGTAGAGGCAGATATGGTAAAGGAAATGGAAGCGCTAAATGCTGTATTTAAAAAATATAATGTAGAGGTATATCGTCCTGAGGTTATAGAGAATTATAATCAAATATTTAGTAGGGATATAGGGTTTGTAATCGACGATATTTTTATAAAAGCCAATATATTACCAGATAGAGAAAGAGAGCTAGATGCGATACAATATATTATAGATAAAATAAACCCTTCTAAAGTGGTGCGCCCACCCGAAGAAGCACATATTGAAGGCGGTGATGTTATGCTATGGGATGATTATATTTTTATTGGTACTTATAAGGGTAGCGATTATAAAGACTATATAACTGCACGTACTAACATGGCAGGTGTAAACTTTATTAAAGAACTTTTTCCTCATAAAATAGTAAAGGAGTTTGATCTTGTAAAATCGCGAATTGAAGCAAGAGATAATGCTTTGCATTTAGACTGTTGTTTTCAGCCAGTAGGGAAAGATAAAGGGGTTATATATAAAAGTGGTTTTAGGGAAGAGGCAGATTATATGTATCTTGTAAACTTATTTGGGAAAGAAAATCTTTTCCATATAGAACGAGAAGAAATGTATAATATGAATTCAAATTTCTTTTCTATAGCTACTGATGTAGTTGTGATAGAAAAAAACTTCACAAGGCTAGAAAAATGGCTTATAGAACGTGGTTTTACTGTAGAGACAGTGCCCTATGCCGAGATTGCCAAACAAGAAGGTTTACTTCGCTGTTCTACACTACCATTAATAAGGGAATAA